From a single Bacteroidota bacterium genomic region:
- a CDS encoding UbiA family prenyltransferase, whose amino-acid sequence MVKKYLSLVKFTHTIFALPFALTGFFLGYITAPDKFEWHLLLLVVLCMVLARNAAMGFNRWADRDIDAENARTKVREIPSGAITAKNALIFVILNAVAFIITTWFINKLCFFLSPVALAVVLGYSLTKRITALCHIVLGLGLSLAPVGAFIAVTNEFQIAPIVLGIAVLTWVSGFDIIYALQDEQFDREHKLHSIPSFLGKNKALMVSSLLHVLTAGCIATFIYLIGGEYLAWGAALFFVSMLIYQHLLVKPNDLSRVNIAFFTTNGIASVVFASLVISELLLF is encoded by the coding sequence TTGGTAAAGAAGTATCTCTCCCTTGTCAAGTTCACGCACACGATTTTCGCGTTGCCATTTGCCCTGACGGGCTTCTTTTTGGGCTATATCACAGCGCCAGACAAATTTGAATGGCATTTGCTGCTCTTGGTCGTGCTCTGCATGGTCTTAGCGCGGAATGCTGCGATGGGATTCAACCGCTGGGCAGACCGGGACATCGATGCCGAAAATGCGCGGACAAAGGTGCGCGAGATTCCCTCCGGAGCGATCACGGCCAAAAACGCCCTCATTTTTGTGATTTTGAATGCCGTTGCCTTCATCATCACGACTTGGTTCATCAACAAGCTTTGCTTTTTCCTGTCTCCGGTTGCTTTGGCCGTTGTGCTCGGATATTCGTTGACCAAACGCATCACAGCGCTTTGCCATATCGTTCTGGGATTGGGCCTTTCGCTTGCACCTGTGGGGGCCTTTATCGCGGTCACCAACGAGTTTCAGATCGCACCGATTGTATTGGGAATCGCAGTGCTGACTTGGGTCAGCGGATTTGACATCATCTATGCCCTTCAGGATGAGCAATTTGACCGCGAACACAAACTTCACAGTATTCCTTCCTTTTTGGGCAAAAACAAGGCGTTGATGGTTTCCAGCTTGCTGCACGTGCTCACGGCGGGCTGCATTGCGACGTTTATCTATTTGATTGGCGGCGAATACTTGGCTTGGGGCGCAGCGCTGTTTTTTGTGAGCATGCTGATTTATCAGCACCTGCTGGTCAAGCCCAACGACCTCAGTCGCGTGAACATTGCCTTTTTTACAACCAACGGCATCGCTTCGGTTGTCTTTGCCAGCTTGGTCATTTCGGAATTGTTGCTTTTTTAA
- a CDS encoding YihA family ribosome biogenesis GTP-binding protein has product MEITTAYFFRSAQHYSQLPPADKPEFAFVGRSNVGKSSLINKVVNQKGLAKTSSTPGKTQLINHFVINKTWYLVDLPGFGYARVSKKTRAQFQGMIQDYVTKRPNLVTVFVLVDSRHEPQKLDLEFMEYLGEAEVPFAIVFTKSDKLGKPSLEYNLGIYKSKLLEQWEELPPLFVTSAESGMGCAELRAYIGENLELLGDLPVQSV; this is encoded by the coding sequence ATGGAGATTACAACAGCATATTTTTTTCGCAGCGCACAGCATTATTCGCAGTTGCCGCCCGCCGACAAACCCGAATTTGCCTTTGTAGGCCGGTCCAATGTGGGTAAGTCTTCCCTCATCAACAAGGTGGTGAACCAAAAAGGCCTTGCCAAAACGAGTTCGACACCAGGCAAAACACAGTTGATCAATCACTTTGTGATCAACAAAACTTGGTACCTCGTCGACCTTCCGGGTTTTGGCTATGCGCGTGTCAGCAAGAAGACAAGGGCGCAGTTTCAAGGCATGATTCAAGACTACGTGACCAAACGGCCCAACTTGGTCACTGTATTCGTATTGGTCGACAGTCGCCATGAGCCGCAGAAACTCGATTTGGAGTTCATGGAATACCTTGGTGAAGCCGAAGTGCCATTCGCCATCGTTTTCACCAAATCCGACAAACTCGGAAAACCGTCTTTGGAATACAATTTGGGCATTTACAAATCCAAATTGTTGGAGCAATGGGAGGAATTGCCGCCACTTTTCGTGACGTCGGCCGAATCCGGCATGGGTTGTGCGGAATTGCGGGCCTACATCGGGGAAAATTTGGAGCTTTTGGGCGATTTGCCTGTACAAAGCGTTTGA
- the ubiE gene encoding bifunctional demethylmenaquinone methyltransferase/2-methoxy-6-polyprenyl-1,4-benzoquinol methylase UbiE: protein MAVSKIVTPYQDADRSKKEQVTEMFDNIAPSYDFLNHSLSMGIDIRWRRKAIKMLKPYNPEIVLDIATGTGDFALEAMRLLNPKKVIGLDISAGMLEVGRKKIAKRELSDKIDMVLGDSEDLPFEDDSIGAVTVGFGARNFEHLEKGLGEILRVLKPGHAAVILEPAVPSKFPMKQLFSIYFRGILPFFGRLVSGDRRAYTYLPESVKAFPNGEDFVEICKRVGFRKCTFKPLTAGICSLYLLEK from the coding sequence ATGGCAGTGAGCAAAATCGTCACCCCTTACCAAGATGCCGACCGTTCCAAAAAGGAACAGGTCACGGAAATGTTTGACAACATCGCTCCCAGCTACGATTTCTTGAATCATTCGCTGAGTATGGGCATTGACATCCGGTGGCGCCGCAAGGCGATCAAGATGCTCAAGCCTTACAATCCCGAGATTGTCTTGGATATCGCCACCGGCACCGGTGACTTTGCATTGGAAGCCATGCGCTTGCTCAATCCCAAAAAGGTTATCGGCTTGGATATTTCGGCCGGTATGCTTGAGGTAGGGCGCAAAAAGATCGCCAAACGCGAACTCAGCGACAAAATCGACATGGTCTTGGGCGACTCCGAGGATTTGCCATTTGAAGACGACAGCATCGGCGCCGTCACCGTCGGCTTTGGTGCGCGTAACTTCGAGCACTTGGAAAAAGGCCTTGGCGAAATCCTGCGCGTGCTTAAACCCGGCCATGCAGCCGTGATCTTGGAGCCGGCTGTGCCCTCCAAATTTCCCATGAAACAATTATTTTCGATATACTTCAGAGGAATTCTACCCTTCTTTGGCCGCCTCGTTTCAGGCGACCGTCGCGCTTACACCTACCTGCCTGAGTCAGTCAAAGCATTCCCGAATGGCGAAGACTTTGTCGAGATTTGCAAGCGGGTCGGGTTCAGAAAGTGCACCTTTAAACCACTCACCGCGGGTATATGCTCATTGTATCTTTTAGAAAAGTAA
- the rbfA gene encoding 30S ribosome-binding factor RbfA yields MKESNRQKKFGKLLQKELSEVFQRDLHLEGEPMLTVTVVRASPDLRMARIFISVFPDEKGIAALAEVEKRYREIRSVLAQRIKTQVRYIPELQFFLDDTLNEVEKMEDLFGSLRKPNPEA; encoded by the coding sequence ATGAAAGAGTCGAACCGTCAGAAGAAGTTTGGGAAGCTGCTACAGAAGGAGCTGAGCGAGGTATTTCAGCGAGATCTGCATTTGGAAGGCGAACCCATGCTCACGGTGACGGTGGTGCGTGCATCCCCCGATTTGCGCATGGCCCGCATTTTTATCTCCGTTTTCCCGGATGAAAAGGGAATTGCGGCCTTGGCCGAGGTCGAAAAGCGTTACCGCGAAATCCGATCCGTGTTGGCCCAGCGCATCAAAACGCAGGTACGTTACATTCCTGAACTCCAGTTTTTCCTCGACGATACCCTGAACGAGGTCGAAAAAATGGAAGATCTATTCGGCAGCCTTCGCAAACCCAATCCGGAGGCCTAG
- a CDS encoding dipeptidase: MDKIRAVVAANKDRFLEELLEMLRIPSVSANPAHKEDVAKTAELVQDHLKRLNLAKTEIYPTAGHPVVYGETELRPDRPTILVYGHYDVQPPDPLDLWESPPFEPVIKDGKIYARGACDDKGQMFMHVKAVEVLQSLGELPCNVKFVIEGEEEVGSKNLETFIRAHKAMLGCDVIVISDTSMIANDTPSLTTGLRGLAYMEVFLTGPNRDLHSGTFGGAVDNPINTLCEMIAKLKDENGHITIPGFYDDVVELSAAEREKMAQRPFDYAQYCAELDIAETRGEKGYAVIEQVSIRPTLDVNGIWGGYTGEGAKTVLPSKAAAKISMRLVPNQHPDKIMQLFQQYFESLAPKSVKVEVRPHHGGFPVVTPIDSIGYKAASAAIEESFGKSPIPTRDGGSIPIVAMFNEVLGANTVLMGFGLNSDAIHSPNEHYGLFNFYKGIETIPLFHRHFAAMSKKG, encoded by the coding sequence ATGGACAAGATTAGAGCCGTTGTTGCGGCAAACAAGGATCGGTTTCTCGAGGAACTGCTCGAAATGCTGCGCATTCCAAGTGTAAGCGCAAATCCAGCGCACAAAGAGGACGTCGCCAAAACTGCCGAACTCGTACAGGATCATCTCAAAAGATTGAACCTCGCCAAAACGGAAATTTACCCTACTGCGGGTCATCCCGTCGTCTATGGCGAAACCGAGCTGCGTCCCGACCGGCCTACAATCCTCGTTTACGGCCACTACGACGTGCAACCCCCTGATCCATTGGATCTCTGGGAAAGTCCGCCTTTTGAGCCGGTCATCAAAGACGGCAAAATCTATGCCCGTGGCGCCTGCGACGACAAGGGGCAGATGTTCATGCATGTCAAGGCCGTTGAAGTCCTTCAATCCCTCGGCGAATTGCCTTGCAATGTCAAATTTGTCATCGAAGGTGAGGAAGAAGTTGGTTCCAAGAACCTCGAAACCTTCATCCGTGCACACAAGGCAATGTTGGGCTGCGACGTGATCGTGATTTCCGATACCTCGATGATTGCCAATGACACGCCTTCGCTCACGACGGGCTTGCGTGGATTGGCCTATATGGAGGTGTTTTTGACTGGGCCGAACCGTGATTTGCACTCGGGAACATTTGGTGGCGCGGTGGACAATCCGATCAACACGCTCTGCGAGATGATCGCCAAACTCAAGGACGAAAACGGCCATATCACGATTCCCGGATTTTACGACGACGTCGTCGAGCTATCCGCTGCGGAGCGTGAAAAAATGGCGCAACGCCCATTCGACTACGCCCAATACTGCGCCGAACTCGACATCGCTGAAACGCGTGGCGAAAAGGGATATGCCGTCATCGAGCAGGTTTCGATTCGTCCGACCTTGGATGTGAACGGGATTTGGGGCGGCTATACCGGCGAAGGTGCGAAAACCGTGTTGCCGAGCAAGGCTGCGGCCAAAATTTCGATGCGGTTGGTGCCCAATCAGCATCCTGACAAGATCATGCAGCTGTTTCAGCAATATTTTGAAAGCCTCGCACCCAAAAGCGTCAAGGTCGAAGTCAGGCCCCACCATGGTGGGTTCCCGGTTGTGACGCCGATCGATTCGATCGGTTACAAGGCGGCAAGCGCCGCCATTGAGGAAAGCTTTGGCAAGTCGCCCATTCCGACCCGCGATGGCGGTTCGATCCCCATCGTGGCCATGTTCAATGAAGTCTTGGGCGCCAATACCGTCCTCATGGGCTTCGGTCTCAACAGCGACGCCATCCACAGCCCCAACGAGCACTACGGGCTTTTCAATTTCTACAAAGGCATCGAGACGATTCCCTTGTTTCACCGGCATTTTGCGGCGATGAGCAAGAAAGGCTGA
- a CDS encoding acylphosphatase, whose product MHWLYLILLFSLTPIVGDASGNEFAASAVETSPYMVTQRIHVFFTGKVQGVGFRQSVHDYAVELGLKGWVKNLEDERVEMVAEGNEDDLNLLLGKICSEFEVKKAEVKKEKYTGNLKGFEIVR is encoded by the coding sequence ATGCATTGGCTCTATCTGATTTTGCTGTTTTCGCTGACTCCCATTGTAGGGGATGCATCGGGCAATGAATTCGCGGCAAGTGCGGTCGAAACCTCCCCTTATATGGTCACACAACGAATCCATGTTTTTTTTACCGGCAAGGTGCAAGGCGTTGGATTCCGGCAATCGGTGCACGATTACGCCGTCGAATTGGGCCTCAAAGGCTGGGTCAAAAACCTTGAAGATGAGCGGGTAGAGATGGTCGCCGAAGGAAATGAGGATGATCTGAATTTGCTGCTGGGCAAAATCTGCTCGGAATTCGAGGTCAAAAAAGCAGAAGTCAAAAAGGAAAAATATACCGGGAACCTCAAAGGATTTGAAATCGTGCGTTGA
- a CDS encoding DUF2071 domain-containing protein, with protein sequence MKVFLSAEWHNLINLTYRVPAEKLEPLLPKGVELDLYEGHAHLSLVAFDFINTRVKGMKIPFHVDFPEINLRYYVRAGRHRGVVFVKELVPKHCIAFVAKRFYNEPYESQPMESGHETDGDGKLKSHHSLWVDSQEHTIDTVASAETQIPGSDTAAHFFKEHDLGFGINKNGETLCYEVSHPVWETRELLDVKLHFDFAKVYGEEWAFLNGLEPQFPLFAVGSAIKVYHPLSLENWLETRGAEQDALLAKAVAD encoded by the coding sequence ATGAAGGTCTTCCTTTCCGCCGAATGGCACAATTTGATCAACCTCACCTACCGCGTTCCGGCCGAAAAGCTCGAACCACTCCTCCCGAAAGGCGTCGAATTGGATCTTTACGAAGGTCATGCCCACTTGAGCCTTGTTGCATTCGACTTTATCAATACACGGGTCAAAGGAATGAAAATTCCCTTTCACGTCGATTTCCCTGAAATCAACCTGCGTTATTATGTGCGGGCGGGCCGGCATCGCGGCGTGGTTTTTGTCAAGGAATTGGTTCCCAAACATTGTATTGCCTTCGTAGCCAAGCGCTTCTACAACGAGCCCTACGAATCGCAGCCCATGGAAAGTGGGCATGAAACCGATGGAGATGGCAAATTGAAAAGCCACCACAGCCTTTGGGTAGATTCACAGGAACATACCATTGACACGGTCGCATCAGCCGAAACTCAAATTCCCGGATCAGATACAGCAGCGCACTTTTTCAAGGAGCATGACCTTGGCTTCGGAATCAACAAAAATGGCGAGACGTTGTGTTACGAGGTTTCGCACCCTGTTTGGGAAACACGCGAATTATTGGATGTGAAGCTGCATTTTGACTTTGCAAAGGTCTATGGGGAGGAATGGGCCTTTCTGAATGGGCTTGAACCACAGTTCCCCCTCTTTGCAGTCGGATCTGCGATCAAAGTTTACCATCCATTGAGCTTGGAAAATTGGCTCGAAACACGCGGTGCAGAACAGGATGCGCTACTTGCCAAAGCGGTCGCCGATTGA
- a CDS encoding AsmA family protein, whose product MKRLKKILLWTFGILFGLITLLVVLGYVFEDKIHLMAIRELEKVINADIEVSETDVSFLRSWPQVRVSLKDVTLNPRGVKTPENVMAVKSAEFKIGFWSIFTDNFKVHGVRLREPDVRLIRDKKGDWNYGEMFQPPSDTNDTPTEGPDPVFELYNVRIDDGRFKYADLGDGSEVQIDSIQLGMKGDFSADRSDIETRFAVHLADWKSGRANWAHNKHVAAHILADVKFGKNESYKLKTANIDIAALKLAIEGQIGRDGNVFDLDLKFASSKNSFESFLSLLPGGLLDTGREYEYSGEFVTKGWLKGKAGPGQGPDVHADYGVSNGAFHYVGYESRLTGVNMLGEFHLEQNDQSASHFDIKKFNATLHDKAVKGKLTYANFKDPRLAVALQGELSLRDVRDFYPAFADSTEMSGNVQIDAQVEGRIADFKGRNHAAIKAFGGMRFTALRIDDPRLTMPVENLTGNILLDNYRIEVGSLTGKVGHSDFNIKGTVTEYLPWFFDENATIKGVAEMRCANMDLDEWFVEDAAPAVAAKVEEANSTETFVFKLPKGVDFELIMQIGNFKFAKFEASAMNGSCRLFDQQLQLNNLQMNTLAGSSEVSGYIKVLDEAHCQVQLDGIVKNIDINKTFRTFEQLAAFALVKENLFGIFSGDIHISGKVDNELTLDPSSLVSLGMINIRDCKLVDFEPLEGLVGFVKMEDLQHIEFSEINTEFRIGEEHFYIPKMSVKANRYSMVILGKHGFDNSLDYKVYVELPRKDAKPSKNKEVQDLIEENQADPIKIVIPVHITGTVDHPKYRLEGEYVAAKLDEQIKKQGDELKEGWKKEMEETWGVQDTNEVDDLIDVQRDPADTLNKAGAREVLDKLKKPLDKIKKPFKSIGDRFGK is encoded by the coding sequence TTGAAACGACTGAAGAAGATTCTCCTTTGGACCTTTGGAATACTCTTTGGGCTCATCACGTTGTTGGTGGTTTTGGGTTATGTATTTGAAGACAAAATCCACCTGATGGCCATCCGCGAGCTGGAAAAGGTGATTAATGCCGACATCGAAGTCTCCGAAACCGACGTTTCCTTTTTGCGCAGTTGGCCGCAGGTGCGTGTGAGCTTGAAGGATGTAACACTCAATCCGCGCGGGGTCAAAACTCCGGAGAATGTCATGGCGGTAAAGTCTGCCGAGTTCAAAATCGGATTCTGGAGCATTTTTACGGATAATTTCAAGGTGCATGGTGTGCGACTACGTGAACCGGATGTGCGGTTGATCCGTGACAAAAAAGGCGACTGGAACTATGGGGAAATGTTTCAGCCACCGTCCGACACCAATGATACACCCACAGAGGGGCCTGATCCCGTCTTCGAATTGTACAATGTGCGGATTGATGACGGGCGTTTTAAGTATGCAGATTTAGGCGATGGTTCGGAAGTCCAGATTGATTCGATTCAGCTTGGAATGAAAGGCGACTTCAGTGCTGACCGGTCAGACATTGAGACGAGATTTGCAGTGCATCTCGCAGATTGGAAGTCAGGCCGGGCCAATTGGGCACACAATAAACATGTGGCCGCCCACATTCTGGCCGATGTCAAATTTGGAAAGAATGAAAGTTACAAGTTGAAAACCGCTAACATCGACATCGCTGCGCTGAAACTTGCCATTGAAGGCCAAATTGGCCGCGACGGCAACGTATTTGACTTGGATTTGAAATTCGCGAGCAGCAAAAACAGCTTTGAGAGCTTTCTTTCCCTGCTTCCGGGCGGTTTGCTTGACACGGGCCGCGAATATGAATACAGCGGCGAGTTTGTCACCAAAGGCTGGTTAAAAGGTAAGGCAGGCCCCGGTCAAGGTCCTGATGTTCATGCTGATTACGGCGTCTCCAATGGCGCATTTCACTACGTTGGCTACGAATCACGTCTCACCGGCGTCAACATGCTCGGTGAATTCCACCTGGAACAAAATGATCAGAGTGCCTCCCACTTTGATATCAAGAAGTTCAATGCTACGCTCCACGACAAGGCAGTGAAGGGCAAGCTCACCTATGCCAATTTCAAGGATCCGCGCCTCGCAGTTGCACTTCAGGGAGAGTTGTCTCTCAGGGATGTGCGTGACTTTTATCCGGCATTCGCAGACAGTACCGAAATGTCAGGCAATGTGCAGATAGACGCCCAGGTCGAAGGCCGAATCGCAGATTTTAAAGGAAGGAACCATGCTGCGATCAAAGCATTTGGAGGCATGCGCTTCACAGCATTGCGTATTGATGACCCACGCCTCACGATGCCCGTCGAAAATCTGACGGGCAACATCCTCCTCGACAATTATCGCATCGAAGTGGGCAGCCTTACCGGAAAAGTAGGGCATTCCGATTTTAACATCAAAGGAACTGTAACAGAATACCTGCCTTGGTTTTTTGACGAGAATGCCACGATCAAAGGTGTCGCCGAAATGCGTTGCGCCAACATGGATCTCGACGAATGGTTTGTCGAAGATGCAGCTCCCGCGGTTGCTGCAAAGGTTGAAGAAGCAAATTCGACAGAAACTTTTGTCTTCAAGCTGCCCAAAGGAGTTGATTTCGAGTTGATCATGCAAATTGGAAATTTCAAATTTGCCAAGTTTGAAGCTTCCGCGATGAATGGCAGTTGCCGGTTGTTTGATCAGCAATTGCAGTTGAACAATCTGCAAATGAACACCTTGGCTGGATCGAGTGAGGTCTCGGGCTATATCAAGGTGCTGGATGAAGCGCATTGTCAAGTGCAATTGGATGGGATTGTCAAGAACATTGATATCAACAAAACCTTCCGCACGTTTGAGCAATTGGCAGCATTTGCCTTGGTCAAGGAAAACCTTTTCGGCATTTTCTCGGGTGACATTCACATCTCAGGCAAGGTTGACAACGAACTCACACTTGATCCAAGCAGTTTGGTGTCATTGGGTATGATCAACATTCGGGACTGTAAATTGGTCGATTTTGAGCCATTGGAGGGCTTGGTAGGCTTTGTGAAGATGGAAGATCTCCAGCACATCGAGTTTTCGGAGATCAACACCGAGTTCCGGATCGGAGAAGAGCATTTTTACATTCCCAAGATGAGCGTCAAGGCCAATCGCTACAGCATGGTGATTTTGGGCAAACACGGATTTGACAATAGTCTTGACTACAAAGTTTATGTGGAATTGCCCCGAAAAGACGCGAAACCCTCCAAAAACAAGGAGGTACAGGACTTGATTGAAGAAAATCAGGCGGATCCCATCAAAATTGTGATTCCAGTTCACATCACGGGCACCGTCGATCATCCCAAGTATCGCCTGGAAGGGGAATATGTGGCTGCCAAGCTTGATGAGCAAATCAAAAAGCAAGGCGATGAACTCAAGGAGGGCTGGAAGAAGGAGATGGAGGAAACTTGGGGCGTGCAAGACACCAACGAAGTCGATGACTTGATCGACGTGCAACGTGATCCTGCCGACACCCTGAACAAGGCAGGTGCAAGAGAAGTCCTGGACAAGTTGAAAAAGCCGTTGGACAAGATCAAAAAGCCGTTCAAATCAATCGGCGACCGCTTTGGCAAGTAG
- a CDS encoding ABC transporter ATP-binding protein, translated as MKLYLRILGYGKPFLSQGIIGFSCLLVYNFFSIFSIALVIPFLQILFQQGDTAAIVEAARLSADPSWMERGYIFIADLVLQHGKIVVLYYLCGILGASIFMKSLFRYMSSYFIAPFEQSVIHLMRKRLFHHLSTLSMSFFTGKRKGNIINVLVTDVQIVQESVIGTVQNMVSDPIQMILILGSLFVISWKLTLFTLIVLPLTGVFINYISKSLKRKARASQERLGTLIAIIDEFVSGIRIVKAFRTEDFEKGRYEEMNSQYRDLMVSVKRRSDMASPLTEILSVGVVITIILFGGSLIISGKGELMPSAFIGFVALFGSFIQPIKTFSSALSRIQRGVASFQRVEEFLLIPEDVKERPNAVSMREFKEKICFEGVSFAYESEEWVLQDVNLCIAKGQKIALVGPSGGGKSTLADLLPRYYDPVKGRITIDGQDIRDLRVPDLRGAIGVVTQEGILFNDTVLANIAYGDSQPNREKATEAARIANALDFILQMPQGFDTMIGERGTKLSGGQRQRLSIARAIYKNAPILILDEATSALDSESERLVQEALEQLMEGRTSLVIAHRLSTILDADQIFVVEGGKIKEHGTHHELLALGGLYRSLHDLQFGD; from the coding sequence ATGAAGCTATACTTGCGCATTCTGGGCTACGGAAAACCCTTCCTCTCCCAGGGAATCATAGGGTTTTCCTGCCTGCTGGTCTACAATTTCTTCAGCATTTTTTCGATTGCGCTGGTCATTCCTTTCCTGCAAATCCTGTTTCAGCAAGGTGATACCGCTGCCATCGTGGAAGCTGCACGGTTGAGCGCAGACCCCTCCTGGATGGAACGCGGCTATATTTTCATTGCGGATCTCGTGCTGCAACATGGCAAAATCGTTGTGCTGTATTATCTCTGTGGCATTTTGGGCGCCTCCATCTTTATGAAAAGCCTTTTCCGTTACATGAGTTCATATTTCATTGCGCCCTTTGAACAAAGCGTGATCCATTTGATGCGGAAGCGGTTGTTTCATCACCTCAGCACACTCAGCATGTCATTTTTCACCGGCAAGCGGAAGGGCAACATCATCAATGTGCTGGTGACCGACGTGCAAATCGTGCAAGAATCCGTCATCGGGACCGTACAAAACATGGTCAGCGACCCCATTCAGATGATTTTGATCTTGGGAAGCCTCTTTGTGATTTCCTGGAAACTCACTTTGTTCACCTTGATCGTGCTGCCACTGACCGGAGTCTTCATCAATTACATCAGCAAGTCGCTCAAACGCAAGGCCCGCGCAAGTCAGGAGCGCCTAGGTACGCTTATCGCCATCATTGACGAATTTGTCTCCGGCATTCGGATCGTGAAGGCATTTCGCACCGAGGATTTTGAAAAGGGGCGCTACGAAGAAATGAACAGCCAATATCGCGACCTGATGGTGTCAGTAAAACGCCGCAGCGACATGGCCTCGCCGCTTACAGAAATTTTGAGTGTCGGAGTCGTGATCACGATCATCCTGTTTGGGGGAAGTTTGATTATCTCCGGCAAGGGCGAATTGATGCCCAGCGCCTTCATTGGATTTGTGGCTTTGTTTGGTTCGTTCATCCAACCGATCAAGACATTCAGTTCGGCTTTGTCCAGGATTCAACGCGGGGTGGCTTCGTTTCAGCGCGTGGAGGAATTCTTGCTGATTCCGGAGGATGTGAAGGAGCGGCCGAATGCGGTTTCCATGCGGGAATTCAAGGAAAAAATCTGCTTTGAGGGCGTTTCATTTGCCTACGAATCCGAGGAATGGGTGCTGCAGGACGTCAACCTCTGTATCGCAAAAGGGCAGAAAATCGCTTTGGTCGGTCCATCCGGCGGCGGGAAATCGACCTTGGCGGACCTGTTGCCGCGTTATTACGATCCTGTGAAGGGGCGCATCACCATTGATGGGCAAGACATCCGTGACTTGCGCGTCCCCGACTTGCGCGGGGCAATTGGCGTCGTGACGCAAGAAGGCATCCTCTTCAACGACACCGTACTTGCCAACATCGCCTACGGCGATAGCCAACCCAACCGTGAAAAAGCCACCGAAGCCGCGCGCATCGCCAATGCCCTGGACTTCATCCTACAGATGCCCCAAGGATTTGACACGATGATCGGCGAACGCGGCACCAAACTCTCCGGCGGACAACGGCAGCGCCTTTCCATCGCCCGCGCCATTTACAAAAACGCACCGATTCTGATTCTGGACGAAGCGACATCCGCGCTGGACTCCGAATCTGAACGACTGGTGCAAGAAGCCTTGGAACAACTCATGGAAGGCAGGACATCCCTTGTGATCGCCCACCGATTGAGCACCATCCTTGATGCTGACCAGATTTTCGTTGTCGAAGGCGGCAAAATCAAGGAACATGGCACCCATCACGAGCTGCTTGCGCTGGGCGGCTTGTACCGGAGTTTGCATGATTTGCAGTTTGGGGATTAG
- a CDS encoding PorT family protein — MTAGSLSAQTSHYFDYRKFNLGFTMGMCLAHYDMTAQINQFDQSTGRVVHSVQLVPKPGVYLGLITNLKLHEYFDLRFMPSVSLEERDFLFYLDSTTTNSDPIVRKKIESSNLNLPLAIKFKSDFHRNVRVWVMGGIQPSLNLASSKKVRNDPDLLKVNNFDMQYLASVGIDLYGEKLKLSPELRFTRGFKNIYIPDRTRFPRAISDLFSQLLVLNINFE; from the coding sequence TTGACCGCAGGCTCTTTGTCGGCGCAGACTTCCCATTACTTTGATTACCGCAAGTTTAATCTTGGGTTCACCATGGGCATGTGCCTCGCGCATTATGACATGACCGCCCAGATCAATCAGTTTGATCAGTCGACAGGACGTGTCGTGCATTCTGTGCAGTTGGTCCCGAAGCCAGGTGTTTATCTTGGGTTGATCACCAATTTGAAACTTCACGAGTACTTTGACTTGCGTTTCATGCCGTCAGTATCGCTCGAAGAACGGGATTTTCTCTTTTACCTTGATTCGACGACGACCAATTCCGATCCGATCGTGCGCAAAAAGATCGAATCCAGTAACTTGAACCTCCCATTGGCGATCAAATTCAAGTCTGATTTCCATCGCAATGTCCGCGTTTGGGTCATGGGTGGCATTCAGCCGTCCCTCAACCTCGCAAGCAGCAAAAAGGTCCGCAACGATCCGGATTTGCTCAAAGTCAACAATTTTGATATGCAGTACTTGGCCTCTGTCGGGATCGACCTCTACGGCGAAAAACTGAAATTGTCGCCCGAACTGCGTTTCACACGGGGGTTCAAAAACATCTACATTCCTGACCGCACGCGTTTCCCAAGGGCGATTTCTGACCTGTTTTCGCAGTTGCTCGTACTCAATATCAATTTTGAGTAG